One segment of Chthoniobacterales bacterium DNA contains the following:
- a CDS encoding pentapeptide repeat-containing protein codes for MIFLGKIYVQSGGKRMGVKADGKLAMLSLSPDDPAGMFLAYDFGGGWFGLQAHTAQWVNLIASQSPNAWYPVLYGAYLSGLSDFAKFDLRYFDKAKSQVKFVFRREDNGELVPLLLKGGINPYCQCEFDVATTTTLGTFFGMGIVTPGLPELQQTKNGAGVSFGCLGKACIDFSSVTFSKINFPDADFAGVNLRSAVFDGCILTRTKFRGANLTATDFRPSSIAGADFSDSDLTNGTLLPAPPFSNDATKRTILRNAKVSASALQNNWSYLDLTGAQITGLKTDLTGLIARYTLASGLTLEGFTLTNADFSNSDLSRTNFQRAQLESAKFQSAILIDCIFSRCRLEGASFAPNPSDPNKTSSDLSGARFSSAILSRASMRQALLLRTVFTSATMDEVDLTSAQLGGVDRSAAASLSYAYLANAKLDKANLFGVNFSYVTLFGANTSVAQTATMEQANFSNAYLAGIDLSAANLRGASFVGACLVNVRLNNAVFLPTASGSVVASLAGATLQGVDFTGAQLNHADLSNAAVAFANGEIPVRYCDEYGYPFPEPPQFLPLRFGPTIALDLQTMGPETKCPNGFTVFENELDKKTLQQMLTSSNAPTTWYPTKCGPALGSIDAA; via the coding sequence ATGATATTTCTCGGCAAGATTTATGTGCAATCAGGAGGAAAGCGCATGGGCGTCAAGGCCGATGGCAAGCTGGCCATGCTCAGCTTATCACCGGACGACCCCGCCGGCATGTTCCTGGCCTACGACTTCGGCGGGGGCTGGTTCGGTTTGCAAGCACACACCGCCCAGTGGGTGAATCTCATCGCGTCGCAATCCCCAAACGCATGGTACCCTGTGCTCTACGGCGCGTATTTGAGCGGTCTCTCCGATTTCGCCAAGTTCGACCTGCGCTATTTCGACAAGGCGAAGAGCCAGGTCAAATTCGTGTTCCGCCGCGAGGACAACGGAGAGCTCGTCCCTCTGCTCCTCAAGGGTGGAATCAATCCCTATTGCCAGTGCGAGTTCGATGTCGCGACCACGACTACCTTGGGCACTTTTTTTGGAATGGGAATCGTGACCCCCGGCTTGCCGGAACTCCAGCAGACAAAGAACGGAGCCGGCGTCAGTTTTGGCTGCCTGGGCAAGGCGTGCATCGATTTTTCCAGCGTTACTTTCTCCAAAATCAATTTCCCGGACGCCGATTTCGCGGGAGTGAATCTCCGCTCGGCGGTATTCGATGGATGCATCCTCACCCGCACGAAGTTTCGAGGAGCGAACCTGACCGCAACGGATTTCCGTCCTTCTTCCATCGCCGGGGCAGACTTTTCCGATTCGGACCTGACGAACGGGACGCTTTTGCCGGCGCCGCCATTCTCGAACGATGCCACGAAGCGCACGATTCTTCGCAATGCCAAGGTGTCCGCGAGCGCGCTGCAGAATAACTGGTCGTATTTGGATTTGACGGGGGCACAGATTACGGGCCTAAAGACGGACCTTACCGGCCTCATAGCGCGCTACACCCTCGCTTCGGGACTGACGCTGGAGGGCTTCACGCTGACTAATGCAGATTTCAGTAATTCCGACCTGAGCCGGACGAACTTCCAACGTGCGCAGCTGGAGTCGGCCAAGTTCCAGTCAGCCATCCTGATTGATTGCATATTTTCGAGGTGCAGACTCGAAGGAGCCAGTTTTGCCCCAAATCCTTCCGATCCGAACAAGACCAGTAGTGACTTGAGTGGCGCGAGATTCAGCTCCGCGATTTTGTCGCGAGCCTCGATGCGACAGGCTCTGCTGCTAAGGACAGTCTTCACTTCCGCCACGATGGATGAGGTCGATCTCACCTCCGCTCAGCTGGGTGGCGTCGATCGCAGCGCCGCGGCCAGCTTGTCCTACGCCTACCTGGCGAATGCAAAACTGGACAAGGCCAATCTGTTCGGCGTGAACTTTAGCTACGTGACCTTGTTCGGGGCCAATACGTCGGTCGCGCAGACGGCCACCATGGAGCAGGCCAACTTTAGCAACGCCTACCTGGCCGGCATTGATCTCTCCGCGGCTAATTTGCGTGGCGCGAGCTTTGTCGGGGCTTGTCTGGTCAATGTCCGGCTGAACAATGCCGTTTTTCTTCCGACCGCTTCCGGCAGCGTCGTGGCATCATTGGCCGGCGCGACGCTGCAAGGCGTCGACTTTACCGGCGCACAGTTGAATCATGCGGATCTCTCAAATGCGGCCGTGGCGTTCGCCAACGGAGAAATACCAGTGCGTTACTGCGATGAATATGGGTACCCGTTCCCCGAGCCGCCTCAGTTCCTGCCGCTGCGATTTGGTCCTACGATAGCCCTCGACCTCCAGACCATGGGTCCCGAAACAAAGTGCCCGAACGGATTCACCGTCTTCGAAAACGAGCTGGATAAGAAAACGCTTCAGCAGATGCTGACTTCGAGCAATGCGCCGACGACATGGTATCCGACGAAATGTGGCCCGGCCCTGGGATCAATTGACGCCGCTTAA
- a CDS encoding type II toxin-antitoxin system HicB family antitoxin: MRRKFHVALLAHEEGVSVSCPELPGCHSQGANVDEALENIQGAIRGYVELYGCPDAHCEIREMEVITDK, from the coding sequence GTGAGGCGCAAATTTCATGTAGCGTTGCTCGCCCACGAGGAGGGAGTATCGGTCAGTTGTCCGGAATTGCCCGGCTGCCATTCTCAAGGAGCGAATGTGGACGAAGCCTTGGAAAACATCCAAGGCGCGATCCGGGGCTACGTGGAGCTTTATGGTTGTCCTGACGCTCATTGCGAGATCCGCGAGATGGAAGTGATCACGGACAAGTAA
- a CDS encoding sulfite oxidase: MSADLIVREQDPLNLEMPFSSLDGFITPNELFYVRNHFPIPEIAANDWRLKIEGEVEAPFEINYEELRAMESRTITATLECAGNNRIYLEPKAKGVQWGLGAVGNASWTGVPLAALLDRAKPKAGAIEAILDGADEGVVDKTPTPAGTISYCRSLPLAKARADVLLAFEMNGEALSPSHGFPLRAIVPGWYAMASVKWLRRIIVTDKPFYGFYQSLDYTFWDRSGALPSLIPITGQLVKAEIARPETGETVPANSSYRVHGAAWAGEADVTKVELSFDSGSTWSDAALLGDAVQGSWRLWAYEWKTPAEPGRLTIMARATDSRGNVQAPKRGGDRGTYMINHLLPIEVEIQ, translated from the coding sequence ATGAGCGCAGACCTGATTGTTCGTGAACAGGACCCACTCAACCTCGAGATGCCGTTCTCGAGCCTGGACGGATTCATCACGCCTAACGAACTGTTTTACGTCCGCAACCATTTCCCGATCCCGGAGATCGCGGCGAACGACTGGCGCTTGAAAATCGAAGGCGAAGTCGAAGCGCCTTTCGAAATCAATTACGAAGAGCTGCGCGCAATGGAGTCGCGTACGATTACCGCGACGCTCGAATGCGCCGGCAACAACCGGATTTACCTCGAGCCGAAAGCCAAAGGCGTGCAATGGGGCCTGGGCGCAGTGGGGAACGCTTCCTGGACCGGCGTTCCCCTGGCGGCCTTGCTGGATCGGGCGAAACCGAAAGCGGGCGCGATTGAGGCGATTCTCGATGGCGCGGACGAAGGTGTGGTCGACAAGACGCCGACCCCAGCCGGGACAATCTCCTACTGCCGCAGTTTGCCGCTGGCAAAGGCGCGCGCCGATGTTCTGCTCGCCTTCGAAATGAACGGCGAGGCGCTTTCTCCGAGCCACGGTTTCCCGCTGCGAGCCATTGTGCCCGGTTGGTACGCGATGGCTTCCGTGAAATGGCTGCGTCGAATCATCGTCACAGACAAGCCGTTCTACGGATTTTACCAATCGCTCGACTACACGTTCTGGGACCGAAGCGGTGCGCTCCCGTCGCTCATCCCCATCACAGGACAATTGGTGAAAGCGGAGATTGCACGACCCGAGACCGGCGAAACCGTGCCGGCCAATTCCAGTTACCGGGTCCACGGAGCGGCCTGGGCTGGAGAAGCCGACGTCACAAAAGTGGAGCTGAGCTTCGATTCCGGATCCACCTGGTCGGATGCGGCTCTGCTCGGTGACGCCGTGCAAGGTTCCTGGCGGCTTTGGGCATACGAATGGAAAACGCCGGCCGAGCCCGGGCGGCTGACAATCATGGCTCGCGCTACCGATTCGCGCGGCAACGTGCAGGCCCCCAAACGCGGAGGTGACCGCGGCACTTACATGATTAACCACCTGTTGCCGATCGAAGTGGAAATTCAGTAG
- a CDS encoding MBL fold metallo-hydrolase codes for MSLIFERIVTDGIAAVSYLIGDDEEATAAVIDPRPDVEIYLELARKAGVSITHVFETHIHADLVSGSRELAARTGTAKVYASSEAGAEYGFERESVKDGDQFKFGALILTARHTPGHTPEHVSYVATEEDHPDTPWGVFSGDSLFVSSAGRPDLLGRDADKLASQLYDTLWGFYAKLPDGVIIYPSHGSGSPCGADIGERLDSTIGYEKLFNPYYQRNERQAFVDYALATPPPEPTYYKRMKKVNAAGPEVLGSLPRIPALPPPQFKKMIEEKKYHLVDTRTMLAFGGGHIDGALNIAASPILSIWAGWFLDPEKPILLVLDSDDDVKRVSQLFVRTGYTKFAGYLVGGMRAWQNAGYPLREMAQMTIHELQAARNGLQLVDVRGPAEWKNGRIPGATHIFLPQLSKRFGELDKQRPVLLYCATGYRASLAGSLLQKEGFSDVRNLPGSIHAWKAAKLPVEK; via the coding sequence ATGTCACTTATCTTCGAACGCATTGTCACCGACGGCATCGCCGCGGTTTCGTATTTAATCGGCGATGACGAGGAAGCCACGGCGGCGGTCATCGATCCGCGGCCCGACGTCGAAATCTACCTCGAGCTGGCGCGAAAGGCCGGCGTCTCCATTACCCACGTCTTCGAGACCCATATCCACGCCGATCTCGTGAGCGGTTCGCGCGAGCTTGCCGCCCGTACCGGCACCGCAAAAGTCTATGCGAGCAGTGAAGCGGGGGCGGAATACGGCTTCGAGCGCGAGTCCGTGAAGGATGGCGATCAGTTCAAATTCGGCGCGCTCATTCTCACGGCGCGGCACACGCCGGGTCACACGCCGGAACATGTCAGTTATGTGGCGACCGAGGAGGATCACCCCGACACGCCATGGGGCGTTTTCAGCGGCGATTCGCTCTTCGTCAGTTCCGCCGGCCGACCCGATCTTCTCGGCCGGGACGCTGACAAGCTCGCGTCGCAGCTCTACGATACGCTCTGGGGTTTCTACGCCAAGCTGCCCGACGGCGTGATCATTTATCCGTCCCACGGCAGCGGCTCGCCCTGCGGCGCCGACATCGGCGAACGCCTCGACAGCACGATCGGCTACGAAAAGCTTTTCAACCCCTATTACCAGCGGAACGAACGCCAGGCCTTTGTCGATTACGCATTGGCGACGCCACCTCCGGAGCCGACCTACTACAAGCGAATGAAGAAGGTGAATGCCGCCGGGCCGGAAGTGCTCGGCAGTTTACCCCGCATCCCGGCGCTGCCGCCGCCGCAGTTCAAAAAGATGATCGAAGAGAAGAAATATCATCTCGTCGATACGCGGACGATGCTGGCGTTCGGCGGCGGGCACATCGACGGCGCGTTGAACATCGCCGCGTCTCCCATTCTCTCGATCTGGGCCGGTTGGTTCCTCGATCCGGAAAAGCCGATCCTGCTCGTGCTCGATAGCGACGACGATGTGAAAAGGGTCTCGCAGCTATTCGTTCGCACCGGTTACACGAAGTTCGCCGGGTATCTCGTCGGCGGGATGCGCGCCTGGCAGAACGCCGGGTATCCGTTGCGCGAGATGGCGCAAATGACCATCCACGAATTGCAGGCCGCGCGAAACGGTCTTCAGCTCGTCGATGTGCGGGGGCCGGCTGAATGGAAAAACGGCCGCATCCCGGGCGCGACCCACATTTTCCTTCCGCAATTGTCGAAGCGCTTCGGCGAACTCGACAAGCAACGCCCGGTCCTCCTCTATTGCGCCACCGGCTATCGCGCCAGCCTCGCCGGAAGCCTCTTGCAAAAGGAGGGTTTCTCCGACGTCCGCAACCTCCCCGGAAGCATCCACGCCTGGAAAGCTGCGAAACTGCCGGTCGAAAAATGA
- a CDS encoding S9 family peptidase has translation MHLTNFSLCRRTGKRSLAAILCLAAAMPAAIAQKPSTEQKPDVSDKALITKQTPAPKQSSSPQPSAAASVKQYTIEQFMTTTRIGGSAFSADEKSILFHSNKSGIFNVYTMPVSGGEPKQLTNSTKESTFAVSYFPGDARFLYRYDKGGNENEHLYLRELDGTERDLTPGEKTKAQFAGWSHDRKSFFFGTNARDPKFFDIFEMTVADLKPTLIYKDETGYVLGDISNDKKFLAFGKPGNSTADSDVYLFNTATKEMKNITAHTGDVDNAPETFDPSSKFLYYLSDEGSEFKGIVRYDLASGEKTPMGKANWDIAFMAFSRTGKYRVVGTNEDARTKVTVYEGTTDKVVPLPPLPEGDISGVRFSDSETKMAFYHDGARSPANLYVYDFGTKKPLKLTESLNPEINAADLVDSRVVRYKSFDGTEIPAILYQPHGATAQAKAPAIVRVHGGPGGQARMPYSAGVQYLVNHGYVVLDVNNRGSSGYGKTFFKADDRKHGREPLWDCVEAKKYLQTLDYVDGKKIGIMGGSYGGYMVLAALAFKPEEFNAGVDIFGVSNWVRTLQSIPPYWESERKSLYAEIGDPNTQLDMLKEISPLFHADKITKPLLVLQGANDPRVIKPESDEIVDAIKKKNGVVEYVVFDNEGHGFTKKANEIRGNKAILDFLDKYLKGGAAAGAN, from the coding sequence ATGCACCTGACCAACTTCTCTTTGTGCCGCCGGACCGGTAAACGTTCGCTCGCCGCGATCCTCTGTTTGGCCGCCGCGATGCCAGCGGCCATTGCGCAAAAACCTTCGACGGAGCAGAAACCTGATGTATCGGACAAGGCTTTGATCACAAAACAGACGCCCGCGCCGAAGCAGAGCTCATCACCACAGCCCTCGGCGGCCGCTTCGGTGAAGCAATACACGATTGAGCAGTTCATGACTACGACCCGGATCGGCGGCAGCGCGTTCTCCGCGGACGAGAAGTCGATTCTCTTTCACAGCAACAAGAGTGGGATCTTCAATGTTTACACGATGCCGGTTTCGGGCGGCGAACCGAAGCAGCTCACGAATTCGACCAAAGAGAGCACCTTCGCCGTTTCTTATTTCCCGGGCGATGCGCGGTTCCTCTATCGCTATGACAAAGGCGGGAACGAAAATGAGCACCTGTATCTGAGGGAGCTCGACGGGACCGAGCGCGACCTGACGCCGGGCGAAAAGACCAAGGCGCAGTTCGCCGGCTGGAGCCACGACCGGAAATCGTTCTTCTTCGGCACGAACGCGCGCGACCCGAAGTTCTTCGATATTTTTGAAATGACCGTCGCGGATCTGAAACCGACGCTGATTTACAAGGACGAGACCGGCTACGTCCTCGGCGATATCTCGAACGACAAGAAATTCCTCGCTTTCGGGAAGCCGGGGAATTCCACCGCGGACTCGGACGTCTATCTTTTCAATACCGCGACCAAGGAAATGAAGAACATCACCGCGCACACCGGCGACGTGGATAATGCTCCGGAGACGTTCGATCCTTCCTCGAAATTCCTCTATTACCTCTCGGACGAGGGAAGTGAATTCAAAGGAATCGTCCGCTACGACTTGGCGAGCGGCGAGAAAACTCCGATGGGGAAAGCGAACTGGGACATCGCGTTCATGGCGTTTTCGCGGACAGGCAAATATCGGGTCGTCGGCACGAACGAAGATGCGCGAACGAAGGTGACGGTTTACGAGGGTACGACGGACAAGGTAGTGCCGCTCCCGCCGCTTCCGGAAGGCGATATCAGCGGGGTCCGGTTCTCCGACAGCGAAACCAAGATGGCCTTCTATCACGACGGGGCTCGCTCACCCGCGAACCTTTACGTTTATGATTTCGGCACGAAGAAGCCACTCAAGTTAACGGAGAGCCTGAATCCGGAGATCAACGCGGCCGATCTCGTCGATTCGCGCGTGGTGCGCTACAAATCCTTCGACGGAACCGAGATTCCCGCAATTCTTTATCAACCGCACGGCGCCACGGCGCAGGCCAAGGCCCCGGCGATTGTGCGGGTGCACGGCGGGCCGGGCGGACAGGCGCGGATGCCGTACAGCGCGGGCGTTCAGTATCTCGTGAACCACGGCTACGTCGTGCTCGACGTGAACAACCGTGGATCGAGCGGCTACGGCAAGACGTTCTTCAAAGCCGACGATCGCAAACACGGGCGCGAACCGCTCTGGGATTGCGTCGAGGCGAAGAAGTATCTTCAGACGCTCGATTACGTCGACGGCAAGAAGATCGGCATCATGGGGGGCTCGTACGGCGGCTACATGGTGTTGGCGGCCCTGGCGTTCAAACCGGAAGAATTCAACGCGGGCGTCGATATCTTCGGCGTTTCGAACTGGGTCCGGACCTTGCAAAGCATCCCGCCGTATTGGGAGTCGGAAAGGAAATCGCTCTACGCGGAGATCGGCGATCCGAATACGCAGCTCGACATGCTGAAGGAGATTTCGCCGCTCTTTCATGCGGACAAGATCACGAAGCCGCTTCTCGTCTTGCAGGGCGCGAACGACCCGCGCGTGATCAAGCCGGAGTCGGATGAGATCGTGGACGCGATCAAGAAGAAGAACGGGGTGGTCGAATACGTGGTCTTCGATAACGAAGGCCATGGTTTCACGAAGAAGGCGAACGAGATTCGCGGTAATAAGGCGATCCTGGATTTTCTCGACAAGTATCTGAAGGGCGGCGCGGCGGCGGGCGCGAACTAG
- a CDS encoding MMPL family transporter: protein MAFHSKIARLLIQRRGLVWIAVALISAASVAVLVTRMRLDTEVLNLLPGGFESVEGLKVYNRDFAQVRDLTFALVCEPNDIDKLEEFAPTFAQRLREQPWCKRVLSGVPIETPEGVRDLQSIAVPLLLNLDPKAFDETIALLQPPKIQERLHRLREEMEAGSPKPQIELSLDALGVIAPALKPFAGNSSMAEDQPLTSPDRTMRVFLTVTNQPGIGAFDCQKLMGEVKAFQATAKEGWEGGPLQVLVTGRSAYVAEISLSMRHDIVETVLLSIGLVGGVFFIGFRRLLPLIGMGISLLLCCLVALATGLLIFRELNMVTVGFCAILIGLGVDFAILVFGRYQQARDDGEEHPAAVGEAIRGLGKAVFFGALTTAVGFMALTLAGSRGFTQLGVLIALGISFAGIFMMTVFFLFLPRKSPAPGHDWMFTLVKRYVRWAVLHPGKMLWISVPLLLLLTAIALSPKPPVIFDVSTHSMEPKRSDAGYALKTIMEKMPTRWEPVIGMVKAENAQQLHDYWQKVEPRWAALQAAGKIKGYSTPAALSLAPQRLEANRQKLAALNFPATREAVESSAAAEGFSRETFESGFKLLDELKTASDPTTKLPDWREVLPQTSGWWFLIDRYFAHDPLLTTGFVTTTEPVATQEQKEMLRRELPVEGVPMVLSGWSFTLTDLVPWSHRQLILISGLMALFDATLLALLYRDWRLWLIQAATLVMAVCAMIASMKLLQIPLNLLNVLAFRLVLAIGVDYGIYVLLVWQKARQLDHDVAGVVKPVILAGLTAICGFGSLGAANNPTLAGLGYACALGLFWSLVATIFFTLPAAAAAEPKSWREESLQPRVKQPEHG, encoded by the coding sequence ATGGCTTTCCATTCCAAAATCGCCCGACTCCTCATCCAGCGCCGCGGCCTGGTCTGGATCGCTGTCGCCCTGATCAGCGCCGCGTCCGTTGCTGTGCTGGTCACGCGGATGAGGCTCGATACGGAAGTGCTCAACCTGCTTCCCGGCGGATTCGAGTCCGTCGAAGGCCTCAAGGTTTACAACCGCGATTTTGCCCAGGTGCGCGACCTGACCTTCGCGCTCGTCTGCGAGCCTAACGACATCGATAAGCTGGAGGAATTCGCGCCGACGTTCGCCCAGCGCCTGCGCGAACAGCCGTGGTGCAAGCGCGTCCTCAGCGGCGTGCCGATCGAAACGCCGGAGGGTGTGCGCGACCTGCAATCGATCGCGGTCCCGCTTCTCCTGAATCTGGACCCGAAAGCGTTCGACGAAACCATCGCCCTGCTTCAGCCGCCAAAAATCCAGGAGCGGTTGCACCGGTTGCGCGAGGAAATGGAAGCAGGTTCGCCCAAGCCGCAAATCGAGCTGAGCCTCGACGCGCTCGGCGTGATCGCGCCGGCCCTAAAACCGTTCGCGGGCAATTCTTCGATGGCGGAGGACCAGCCGCTCACGTCGCCCGACCGGACGATGCGCGTTTTTCTCACGGTGACGAACCAGCCGGGAATCGGCGCGTTCGATTGCCAAAAGCTGATGGGCGAAGTGAAAGCATTCCAGGCTACCGCGAAAGAAGGCTGGGAAGGCGGTCCGCTTCAGGTTTTGGTCACGGGGCGCTCTGCGTATGTCGCCGAGATTTCGCTCAGCATGCGGCACGATATCGTCGAGACGGTGCTTCTTTCGATCGGCCTGGTGGGCGGCGTTTTCTTCATCGGGTTTAGACGGCTGTTGCCGCTGATCGGCATGGGGATTTCGCTTTTGCTCTGCTGCCTCGTCGCGCTCGCCACCGGTCTCCTGATCTTCCGGGAGCTGAACATGGTGACGGTCGGTTTCTGCGCGATCCTGATCGGGCTCGGGGTCGATTTCGCGATCCTGGTTTTCGGACGTTACCAACAGGCCCGCGACGACGGCGAAGAACATCCCGCGGCCGTCGGCGAAGCGATCCGCGGATTAGGGAAAGCGGTCTTTTTCGGGGCGCTCACCACGGCCGTCGGCTTTATGGCGCTGACGCTCGCGGGCTCGCGCGGCTTTACTCAACTCGGCGTTCTCATCGCGCTCGGCATTTCGTTCGCCGGCATTTTCATGATGACGGTCTTCTTCCTGTTCCTGCCGCGGAAGAGTCCGGCGCCCGGCCACGACTGGATGTTCACCCTGGTGAAACGCTACGTCCGCTGGGCCGTGCTCCACCCGGGCAAAATGCTCTGGATTTCCGTTCCCCTTCTCCTTCTCCTGACGGCGATCGCGCTGTCGCCGAAGCCGCCGGTCATTTTCGACGTCAGCACGCATTCGATGGAACCGAAGCGGAGCGACGCCGGTTACGCGCTCAAGACGATCATGGAAAAAATGCCGACCCGGTGGGAGCCGGTCATCGGGATGGTCAAGGCCGAGAACGCGCAGCAGCTCCACGATTACTGGCAGAAAGTCGAACCGCGCTGGGCCGCCCTCCAGGCAGCGGGCAAGATCAAAGGGTATTCCACGCCGGCCGCCCTCTCGCTCGCGCCACAGCGGCTCGAGGCGAATCGGCAGAAATTAGCGGCGCTGAATTTCCCGGCCACGCGGGAGGCGGTGGAGAGTTCGGCCGCTGCCGAGGGCTTCAGCCGGGAGACTTTCGAATCTGGTTTCAAACTCCTCGATGAGCTCAAAACCGCTTCCGACCCGACGACCAAGTTGCCGGATTGGCGAGAAGTGCTGCCGCAAACCTCCGGCTGGTGGTTCCTGATCGACCGCTATTTCGCCCACGATCCGCTCCTCACCACCGGATTCGTGACCACGACTGAGCCGGTCGCGACCCAGGAACAAAAGGAAATGCTGCGGCGCGAGCTGCCCGTCGAAGGCGTGCCGATGGTCCTGTCCGGCTGGAGTTTCACCCTCACTGACCTGGTGCCGTGGTCGCATCGGCAATTGATCCTGATCAGCGGATTAATGGCGCTCTTCGATGCGACGCTCCTGGCGCTCCTCTACCGCGACTGGCGGCTCTGGCTTATCCAGGCCGCCACGCTGGTCATGGCGGTCTGCGCCATGATCGCGTCCATGAAGTTGCTCCAAATCCCGTTGAACCTCCTGAACGTGCTCGCATTCCGGCTCGTACTCGCGATCGGCGTCGACTACGGGATCTACGTCCTCCTGGTATGGCAAAAGGCGCGGCAGCTCGATCACGATGTCGCGGGCGTGGTGAAACCGGTGATTCTGGCCGGGCTCACCGCGATTTGTGGCTTCGGTTCGCTAGGCGCGGCGAATAACCCTACCCTGGCCGGGCTCGGTTACGCCTGCGCTCTGGGCTTGTTTTGGAGCCTGGTCGCGACGATCTTTTTTACTTTACCGGCGGCGGCTGCGGCTGAACCCAAGTCGTGGCGCGAAGAATCTTTGCAGCCCCGCGTCAAACAACCCGAGCATGGCTAA
- a CDS encoding KTSC domain-containing protein, with product MLTAHADPSATQIVSRIKRTPVESSVLATVGYSKRLRALEIEFRNGAIYRYLGVDPVVYDALLKAPSKTGFYDQNIRHKYRSLHVRRRSE from the coding sequence GTGCTCACGGCTCACGCCGATCCCTCCGCGACGCAAATCGTCTCGCGGATCAAGCGAACTCCGGTCGAGTCATCAGTGCTGGCCACGGTCGGTTACAGCAAACGGCTGCGCGCCCTTGAGATCGAATTTCGGAATGGCGCGATCTACCGCTATTTGGGCGTCGACCCGGTTGTTTACGACGCTCTTCTGAAAGCGCCTTCAAAAACGGGCTTTTACGACCAGAACATCCGCCACAAATACCGCTCGCTCCATGTCCGGCGGCGTTCGGAGTGA
- a CDS encoding outer membrane lipoprotein carrier protein LolA, whose protein sequence is MAKKSLFLLLLLLLSSPLLRAESLPPADLKALLGRIREKRAAAPQLQADFQEEKNVKMLSKPIASSGKIWFQSPNKFKREAKGNSPSVTVSDGQQLWIYYPKFHSAEHYTLAKHSPLEAGINAITASLNLENVEATYHISGTKETDGYSLQLLPRNPSMKRFLQTFTIRINNDLQVVRTEMVQPNGDRIVTTYSNESRAAIPASTFEFTPPAGTEVTTPLGK, encoded by the coding sequence ATGGCTAAAAAATCTCTCTTCCTCTTACTCTTGCTCTTACTCTCCTCTCCCCTGCTCCGAGCCGAGTCGCTCCCCCCTGCCGATCTCAAAGCGCTCCTTGGGCGGATCCGCGAGAAACGCGCTGCCGCGCCCCAGCTCCAGGCGGATTTCCAGGAAGAAAAGAACGTCAAGATGTTGAGCAAACCGATCGCCAGCTCGGGCAAGATCTGGTTCCAAAGCCCGAACAAGTTCAAGCGCGAAGCCAAGGGCAATTCGCCCAGCGTCACCGTAAGCGACGGCCAGCAGCTGTGGATTTACTACCCGAAATTCCATTCTGCCGAGCATTACACCCTGGCCAAACACTCCCCGCTCGAAGCCGGCATCAACGCCATCACGGCGAGTCTGAACCTCGAGAACGTGGAGGCCACCTACCACATCTCCGGAACGAAAGAGACGGATGGCTACTCGCTTCAGCTCCTCCCGCGGAACCCGTCGATGAAACGCTTTCTCCAGACGTTCACGATCCGGATTAACAACGATCTCCAGGTCGTGCGCACCGAGATGGTCCAGCCAAACGGCGACCGAATCGTGACGACCTATTCGAACGAAAGCCGGGCAGCGATTCCCGCCTCTACTTTCGAGTTCACTCCTCCTGCCGGCACCGAAGTAACGACGCCGCTCGGCAAATAG
- a CDS encoding pyrimidine dimer DNA glycosylase/endonuclease V, with amino-acid sequence MRLWTIHPRYLDAKGLVAAWREGLLAQKVLQGETRGYTRHPQLIRFQAQARPVEVIAAYLLVLEKEARRRGYVFDLSKISTPRFAGKLVETRGQLLFEWRHLKRKLRSRTPAVYRECRGLLCPAPHPLFRIVNGPCRDWEKGDRPRARRG; translated from the coding sequence ATGCGGCTCTGGACGATTCATCCGCGCTATCTCGACGCGAAGGGACTGGTGGCGGCGTGGCGCGAGGGCCTGCTGGCGCAAAAAGTTTTGCAGGGCGAGACCCGGGGCTACACGCGCCATCCTCAGCTCATCCGGTTTCAGGCTCAGGCGCGCCCGGTTGAGGTGATCGCGGCCTACCTCCTTGTCTTGGAAAAGGAGGCCCGCCGGCGCGGTTACGTTTTCGATCTCAGCAAAATCTCAACGCCGCGCTTCGCTGGAAAACTTGTCGAGACCCGCGGCCAATTGCTTTTTGAATGGCGGCACTTGAAACGCAAGCTCCGCTCGCGGACGCCAGCAGTTTACCGGGAATGCCGGGGTCTTCTTTGCCCAGCGCCGCACCCACTTTTCCGAATCGTGAATGGTCCGTGTCGCGACTGGGAAAAAGGAGACCGGCCGCGAGCGCGTCGGGGATGA